The Fusibacter sp. A1 DNA segment TCGGGGGTTCGAGTCCCTCACGGTGTGCCAGAAGCATTGGAACTCCTAAGTTTTACTTAGGGGTTCTTCTTTTATTGTCTGAAAAACTGATAAAATCCTGATATTTCCCAACTATTTTATCGGACGATATAGATATTATAGAAAGTTATAGAAATTCTGATATGTAGGGTAGAGTGAATATTTCGCTCATCGAGAGCCACTGTTCAGGTGCTGTTCAAGTGAGCAAGTGGCTCCGTTAAGTCCGTGATGGTGGCTCTAAGAAAGCGAAATATTCATAGAGCATAATTTCTTATTACACATGTCCAGTAATTTGACATAGATCCAATGTTCAATTTTTAACCTTTGGGATACCAATATAGGGAAGAATCTGATATGAGAATATATAAAAGTAGAGGATATGATAAACCTCTACTTTTTTAGTTACTCATTCATACATAGTAAAGTCAGAACTTTCATTATTTTTCTAGTCATTTCTTTAGCAGTTTCATCAAAATCACTGATAAGCCATTCTTTCACCATATTATGAATGCCGCCTGAAATGAACTGTATCGTATATTTATCTGGATAGATGTTTAAATATTTGGATGCCAGTGTATTATTGGATTCTTTTTTTAGGTCATAAATTATGCTAGTGATTTCTTCACTATGAATTAGAAGTTTTGCATGTGGCAAGCTTCTTAGTACTATAAATCGATTGAGTATCTCGGATTCAAGGGTAAGTTTTTTAATCTTTATCTGATCTTCTTGCATCATTTTCATGACATTCTTAATTTGGTATGTGATGATATTTTCCTTACACTTGAAATGTCTGTGAATAGTCATTCTAGAAATACCTGCTTTGTCAGCAATTTCAGCAAGTTTAATGTCATCATAGGATTTTTCTTTAAGCAAAGACAAAAAAGCATCAACAATAAGACCTTTTGACTCCTCTACTTGACTTACTCGTTTCATGTTACGTTTCTCCTTTAAAAGTATCAGATAATGAAATAGTATTGAAAGCTAATGCTATCTCATGTATTATAACACATAAGTTGTTACGTTGTAACAGATATTGTTGAATAGAAAGGTTAGGTAAAAATGAAAGTAGGTAGAAAGAAAATGATATTAATGATAGTTGGTATAATAGCAGCCGTATTGCTGGTATTAGTTTTAACAGGTCCAACAATTATGCAGGCTCTAGGATTGCATCCTGAGTACGATGGTCCTACATATAAAGCCGAAGGTAAAAGAGCATTGATTATAACGACAAGTCATGGCGTATTAGCTCCTGTAGGTGAAACTGATGGGAAAGCTACAGGCGTATTTGGTTCTGAATTGACCCACCCGTATTATGC contains these protein-coding regions:
- a CDS encoding TetR/AcrR family transcriptional regulator, producing the protein MKRVSQVEESKGLIVDAFLSLLKEKSYDDIKLAEIADKAGISRMTIHRHFKCKENIITYQIKNVMKMMQEDQIKIKKLTLESEILNRFIVLRSLPHAKLLIHSEEITSIIYDLKKESNNTLASKYLNIYPDKYTIQFISGGIHNMVKEWLISDFDETAKEMTRKIMKVLTLLCMNE